A stretch of Prunus dulcis chromosome 6, ALMONDv2, whole genome shotgun sequence DNA encodes these proteins:
- the LOC117631060 gene encoding linoleate 13S-lipoxygenase 2-1, chloroplastic-like, with the protein MLKPQLHQSRSTQALFLHKPFIHGSRRSSSLPIWSRPSLLNKQRNVRVGLIPSNTKAVSSSSSSSDSSSTPTTTTKTTSTTTMITTPTTIQTPTTPTTTTTTTIVTTEVVTEKFISVKATITVTLTVGGFLSHLGLTRGLDDITDMLGQSLLLELVSTELDPKTGLEKEKVAGFAHKSRRKEGEIIYETDFKVPVHFGEVGAVLVENEHHKEMFLKDIVLDGLPYGSVHLSCNSWVHSKYDNPEKRVFFTNKSYLPSQTPNGLVRLREEELVTLRGNGQGERKFFERIYDYDVYNDLGEPDKNLRLQRPVLGGIEFPYPRRCRTGRPQCKTDSLSEKRSNKWYVPRDEAFSEVKQLTFSAKTVYSVMHALVPSLETAMADNDHGFAYFTAIDSLFNEGINLPPFKEQGILKSLLPRLVNVMASGEDVLRFVPPETMNRDKFFWFRDEEFARQTLAGLNPCSLKLVTEWPLKSELDPEIYGPPESAITKEIIEQEIRGFPTVQEAIREKKLFILDYHDLFLPYVSKVRKIEGTTLYGSRTLFFLTREGTLRPLAIELTRPPMDGKPQWKQVFQPSWNATGVWLWRLAKAHVLAHDSGYHQLVSHWLRTHCVTEPYIIATSRQLSVIHPIYRFLHPHFRYTMEINALARESLINAGGIIESSFSPGKYSLELSAVAYGKEWRFDQEALPADLIRRGMAVEDPTAPHGLKLTIEDYPFANDGLLMWDAIKQWVTDYVNHYYPDSSLVQTDGELQAWWTEIKTVGHADKKDEPWWPELNTPEDLIGIITTMVWVTSGHHAAVNFGQYVYAGYFPNRPTIARTNMPTEDPSPVFWKSFLKKPEVALLQCFPSQIQATRIMAVLDILSNHSPDEEYIGEKMEAAWAEEPVIKAAFERFKGRLLVIEGIIDDRNANSELKNRNGAGVVPYELLKPFSQPGVTGMGVPYSISI; encoded by the exons atgttGAAGCCCCAACTTCACCAATCTCGGTCTACCCAAGCTCTCTTTCTTCACAAACCATTCATCCATGGCAGTCGCAGAAGTAGTTCACTTCCTATCTGGTCAAGGCCCTCACTCCTCAATAAACAGAGAAACGTCCGAGTTGGCTTGATTCCTAGCAACACAAAAGCCGTAAGTAGTAGTAGTAGCAGTAGTGATAGTAGCAGTACTCCTACTACTACCACTAAAACTACTAGTACTACGACTATGATTACAACTCCTACTACCATCCAGACGCCTACTACTCctactaccaccaccaccaccactattGTGACGACTGAAGTGGTCACCGAGAAGTTCATTAGTGTTAAGGCCACCATAACTGTGACGCTCACAGTTGGAGGCTTTCTCTCACACCTTGGTCTAACACGAGGGCTTGATGATATAACAGATATGCTTGGTCAATCGCTCTTATTGGAGCTTGTTAGCACTGAGCTTGATCCCA AAACTGGATTAGAGAAGGAGAAGGTTGCAGGGTTCGCACACAAGAGCCGCCGAAAGGAAGGTGAGATAATATACGAGACAGACTTCAAAGTTCCAGTCCATTTTGGGGAGGTGGGTGCTGTTTTGGTAGAGAATGAACACCACAAGGAGATGTTTCTCAAGGATATTGTCCTCGATGGCCTCCCCTATGGCTCTGTACATCTTAGCTGCAATTCTTGGGTCCACTCCAAGTATGACAATCCTGAGAAGAGGGTCTTCTTCACCAACAAG TCATACTTGCCATCTCAAACACCAAATGGGTTGGTGAGGCTAAGGGAAGAGGAGCTGGTGACTTTGCGTGGCAATGGCCAAGGAGAGCGGAAGTTCTTTGAGAGGATATATGATTACGATGTTTACAACGATCTTGGGGAGCCTGATAAGAATTTAAGACTTCAAAGACCAGTACTTGGTGGCATAGAATTCCCTTATCCCAGGCGTTGTAGAACTGGACGACCACAATGCAAAACAG ATTCCTTATCCGAGAAAAGGAGCAACAAGTGGTACGTTCCTAGAGATGAAGCCTTCTCAGAGGTAAAGCAGCTAACATTTTCAGCAAAGACAGTCTACTCTGTGATGCACGCATTGGTACCATCTCTGGAGACAGCCATGGCTGACAATGATCATGGATTCGCATACTTCACCGCCATAGACTCACTTTTTAACGAGGGGATTAACTTGCCTCCCTTCAAGGAACAAGGGATTCTCAAATCCCTCCTTCCCAGGCTAGTCAATGTTATGGCTTCTGGAGAAGATGTCTTGCGTTTTGTACCCCCGGAAACTATGAATC GGGACAAATTCTTTTGGTTTAGGGATGAGGAATTTGCTAGGCAGACTCTTGCAGGTCTGAATCCATGTAGCCTCAAGTTGGTGACG GAATGGCCGTTGAAGAGTGAATTGGACCCCGAGATCTATGGCCCGCCGGAATCAGCGATCACGAAGGAAATAATTGAGCAAGAGATTAGAGGCTTCCCAACCGTTCAGGAG GCCataagagagaagaaattgttTATTTTAGATTACCATGATTTGTTTTTGCCCTATGTGAGTAAAGTAAGAAAGATCGAAGGCACCACGCTATATGGATCGAggactttgttttttctaaCCCGGGAAGGAACACTGAGGCCACTGGCTATTGAGCTCACAAGGCCGCCAATGGACGGAAAGCCACAGTGGAAGCAAGTTTTCCAGCCATCTTGGAACGCCACCGGGGTCTGGCTTTGGAGGCTTGCCAAGGCACATGTCCTTGCCCACGATTCTGGTTATCATCAACTCGTTAGTCACTG GCTAAGAACACATTGCGTCACAGAACCTTATATAATCGCAACGAGTCGACAACTCAGTGTCATTCACCCAATCTATAGATTTTTACATCCCCATTTCAGATATACGATGGAGATTAATGCTCTTGCTCGCGAATCGCTCATCAATGCCGGCGGTATCATTGAAAGCTCGTTCTCTCCCGGAAAATACTCCCTTGAGCTTAGCGCAGTTGCCTATGGCAAGGAGTGGCGGTTCGACCAAGAGGCGCTCCCGGCTGACCTTATTAGAAG GGGCATGGCTGTTGAAGACCCAACTGCTCCGCATGGTCTAAAGCTAACAATTGAAGACTATCCTTTTGCCAATGATGGTCTCCTCATGTGGGATGCCATCAAACAATGGGTCACTGATTATGTAAACCACTACTACCCAGACTCCAGCCTTGTACAGACTGATGGAGAGCTCCAAGCATGGTGGACAGAAATCAAAACAGTAGGCCATGCTGACAAAAAGGACGAACCATGGTGGCCAGAACTCAACACCCCTGAAGACCTCATTGGCATCATCACCACAATGGTGTGGGTCACATCTGGGCACCATGCAGCTGTCAACTTTGGCCAATATGTCTATGCGGGTTATTTCCCTAACAGGCCGACAATTGCAAGGACCAATATGCCCACAGAAGACCCCTCCCCAGTGTTTTGGAAAAGCTTCTTGAAAAAGCCTGAAGTTGCACTTTTGCAGTGCTTCCCTTCACAAATCCAAGCAACAAGAATCATGGCTGTTCTGGACATTTTGTCTAATCATTCACCGGATGAAGAGTACATTGGAGAGAAGATGGAGGCGGCATGGGCTGAGGAACCCGTTATAAAGGCAGCGTTTGAACGCTTTAAGGGGAGGTTGTTGGTGATTGAAGGAATTATTGATGATAGAAATGCCAACAGTGAGTTGAAAAACAGAAATGGAGCTGGGGTTGTGCCTTATGAGCTTTTAAAGCCCTTTTCACAACCTGGGGTCACAGGAATGGGAGTTCCATATAGCATCTCTATTTGA
- the LOC117630856 gene encoding DNA topoisomerase 6 subunit B, whose product MEPGGSSKSQTEPKKRQSKTPRKPKDSVLEQKSPAEFFAENKNIAGFDNPGKCLYTTVRELVENSLDSTESISELPVIEITIEDIEKSKFNSMIGLIDRDRVDEALYDDYETAKAREKRLAKEARAQEIQAKNASVGKKVKEPPASKTMKSRGEASFYKVTCKDNGKGMPHDDIPNMFGRVLSGTKYGLKQTRGKFGLGAKMALIWSKMSTGLPIEISSSMKSQNYISFCRLDIDIHRNIPHVHLHEKRDNKDRWHGAEIQVVIEGNWTTYRSKILHYMRQMAVITPYAEFLFKFVSDASDKNVTIRFARRTDVMPPVPLETKHHPSSVDLLLIKRLIEETPKQNLLQFLQHEFVNIRKAYAERLIGELGPEFSPKMPIKSITSQQIVRVHQLFRQAKFDDPSGDCLSPAGEYNLRLGIIKELHPDMVATYSGSARVFEGHPFIVEAGVSVGGKDVKQGLNIFRFANRIPLLFEQGADVVTRTALKRINWSGYKINQTQDKIGVFVSIVSTKIPFKGTGKEYIGDDITEIASAVKSAIQQCCIQLKTKIVKKIQAREQQERKRSLSMYADNAATAAYNVLEAMEKSQASKKQRYEDKDAEMHKEILTHSTVGKETLRELYEEISAGAITKEMLREKLLQHVEQVDYEMALEYATHSGVSEEPREAIFIQSLEAAEDNFMDLHSPAFVFRLFC is encoded by the exons ATGGAACCTGGAGGTAGCAGTAAGAGCCAAACAGAGCCTAAGAAACGCCAATCAAAGACACCCAGAAAGCCCAAAGATAGTGTTCTTGAGCAGA AATCACCAGCTGAGTTCTTTGCGGAGAATAAAAAcattgctggttttgataat CCAGGAAAATGTCTTTACACTACTGTAAGGGAACTCGTCGAGAACTCACTTGATTCCACGGAGTCCATATCTGAGCTTCCTGTGATAGAAATAACGAT TGAAGATATTGAGAAAAGCAAGTTCAATTCTATGATTGGTCTTATTGATCGTGACCGTGTTGACGAGGCGCTATACGATGATTATGAAACAGCTAAGGCTCGTGAG AAACGATTAGCAAAGGAAGCTCGTGCTCAAGAAATACAAGCGAAAAATGCTTCCGTCGGAAAGAAAGTCAAAGAGCCTCCAGCTTCAAAGACCATGAAGAGTCGAGGTGAGGCTTCATTTTACAAGGTTACATGCAAG GATAATGGAAAAGGAATGCCACATGATGACATTCCAAATATGTTTGGACGAG TGTTATCTGGGACAAAATATGGCTTGAAGCAGACACGTGGGAAGTTTGGTCTAGGTGCAAAGATG GCATTAATTTGGTCAAAGATGAGTACAGGGCTTCCTATAGAGATCTCGTCATCTATGAAgagtcaaaattatatttcattttgcaGGCTGGATATAGATATTCATCG GAACATTCCTCATGTCCACTTACATGAAAAGCGAGATAACAAGGACCGGTGGCATGGAGCTGAGATCCAAGTTGTTATTGAAGGAAATTGGACAACTTACCGT TCGAAGATATTGCATTACATGCGACAAATGGCTGTTATCACTCCTTATGCTgagtttctttttaaatttgtatCAGATGCATCTGA TAAAAATGTCACCATAAGGTTTGCACGGAGAACAGATGTAATGCCTCCAGTGCCTCTTGAGACAAAGCACCATCCATCGTCTGTTGACTTATTGCTTATAAAGCGGCTCATTGAAGAAACTCCAAAGCAAAACCTTTTACAGTTTCTTCAGCATGAATTTGTTAATATACGAAAAGCCTATGCTGAACGACTAATTG GGGAATTGGGTCCTGAGTTCAGTCCAAAGATGCCTATTAAATCTATAACTTCTCAGCAAATTGTCCGCGTCCATCAGTTATTTCGTCAAGCTAAATTTGATGATCCTAGTGGTGAT TGTCTGAGTCCTGCAGGGGAATACAATCTTCGTCTAGGAATTATAAAGGAGCTGCATCCAGACATGGTCGCGACTTATTCTGGAAG TGCTAGAGTTTTTGAAGGCCACCCATTCATTGTGGAAGCTGGTGTCAGCGTGGGTGGAAAAGATGTCAAGCAA GGTTTGAATATTTTCCGATTTGCAAACCGAATTCCACTTCTTTTCGAGCAAGGTGCTGATGTTGTCACCAGGACCGCTCTTAAGAGAATCAA TTGGAGTGGTTACAAGATCAACCAAACTCAGGATAAAATTGGTGTCTTTGTGAGCATTGTAAGcaccaaaataccctttaaaGGAACCGGGAAGGAGTATATTGGAGATGATATAACTGAAATAGCTTCAGCTGTCAAG TCTGCCATTCAACAGTGTTGCATCCAGCTAAAAACCAAGATAGTGAAGAAAATCCAAGCTCGTGAACAGCAGGAAAGAAAGCGAAGTTTGAGCAT GTATGCCGATAATGCTGCTACTGCTGCATATAATGTGTTGGAGGCAATGGAAAAATCACAGGCATCAAAGAAGCAACGTTATGAGGATAAGGATGCAGAAATGCATAAGGAAATATTAACACATAGTACAGTTGGAAAAGAAACGCTCCGGGAATTATATGAGGAAATATCAGCTGGTGCAATTACAAAAGAAATGCTCAGGGAAAAGCTTCTACAACATGTTGAGCAG GTGGACTATGAAATGGCATTAGAGTATGCTACACATAGCGGAGTGAGTGAGGAACCCAGAGAAGCCATATTTATACAGTCATTAGAAGCTGCAGAAGATAACTTTATGGACTTGCATAGTCCCGCATTTGTCTTTCGGCTCTTCTGCTAG
- the LOC117630054 gene encoding beta-glucosidase 13-like, translated as MASRSRGSLLLVLVGFMVIFLASIVRSSKSVITPSLSGSLYDTSFLNRSSFPSGFIFGTASASYQYEGGANEGGRGPSIWDTYTHKYPGKVKDGSNGDIAVDSYHRYKEDVGIMKEMNLDAYRFSISWSRVLPNGKLSGGVNKEGIGYYNNLINELLANGIKPFVTLFHWDLPQTLEDEYGGFLSPQVVKHFKDYSELCFKEFGDRVKHWITFNEPLALSVAGYATGDLAPGRCSEWLKRNCTGGDSGVEPYLVTHNQLLAHATAVKLYKEKYQTSQKGLIGITLVSLWVVPFSEAKKDKDAALRSLDFLLGWFMDPLTNGDYPYSMRSLVGIRLPKFEKEQSKLLKGSFDFIGLNYYTSNYVSDAPQLRAGNASYLKDSLTSISPVRNGIPIGPKAASESVYIYPRGIRDVLLYTKRKYHNPVIYITENGVDELNDPKLSLEEALVDNQRVDYHFRHLYYLEAAIKDGVNVKGYFAWSLLDNFEWTLGYTVRFGINYVDYKDGLKRYPKLSACWFKQFLRKY; from the exons ATGGCATCCAGATCGAGAGGTTCTCTTCTTTTAGTACTTGTAGGCTTCATGGTAATTTTCCTCGCCTCTATAGTGAGGAGTAGTAAGTCAGTTATAACACCTAGTCTAAGTGGTAGTCTCTACGACACTTCATTCCTCAATCGGAGCAGTTTTCCATCAGGTTTCATATTTGGGACAGCTTCAGCATCTTACCAG TATGAAGGTGGGGCAAATGAAGGTGGCAGAGGACCAAGTATATGGGATACGTACACCCATAAATACCCAg GTAAGGTAAAAGATGGTAGCAATGGAGATATCGCAGTAGATTCATATCATCGCTATAAG GAAGATGTGGGGATTATGAAGGAAATGAATTTGGATGCTTACAGATTTTCTATCTCATGGTCCAGAGTGCTACCAA ATGGGAAACTAAGTGGAGGTGTGAACAAGGAAGGGATAGGATACTATAACAACCTCATCAATGAACTCCTTGCCAATG GTATAAAGCCTTTTGTGACACTCTTTCATTGGGATCTTCCGCAAACcttggaagatgaatatggtGGCTTCTTAAGTCCTCAAGTTGT GAAGCATTTTAAGGACTATTCAGAGCTTTGTTTTAAAGAATTTGGTGATCGGGTGAAGCACTGGATCACATTCAATGAGCCATTGGCCTTAAGTGTGGCTGGTTATGCAACTGGGGATTTGGCACCGGGACGATGTTCTGAGTGGCTAAAACGCAACTGCACTGGAGGAGATTCAGGAGTTGAGCCATATTTGGTCACACACAATCAGCTTCTTGCTCATGCAACTGCCGTTAAGTTATATAAGGAAAAATATCAG ACGTCTCAAAAGGGCTTGATAGGAATAACGTTGGTGTCACTGTGGGTTGTGCCATTTTCTGAGGCAAAGAAAGACAAAGACGCAGCACTTAGATCCTTAGATTTTCTGCTTGGATGGTTTATGGACCCATTGACAAATGGTGACTACCCGTACAGCATGCGATCTCTTGTTGGAATCCGATTACCTAAGTTCGAAAAGGAGCAATCCAAATTGCTGAAGGGATCATTTGACTTTATCGGATTGAACTATTATACATCTAACTATGTATCCGATGCACCGCAACTACGCGCTGGAAATGCAAGCTACTTAAAAGACTCCCTTACTTCAATTTCAC CGGTGCGTAATGGAATTCCAATTGGGCCAAAG GCTGCTTCAGAATCTGTGTATATTTATCCGAGGGGCATTAGAGATGTTTTGCTCTACACCAAGAGAAAATATCATAATCCGGTTATTTACATCACAGAGAATG GCGTTGATGAGCTTAATGATCCCAAGTTATCTCTTGAGGAAGCCCTAGTTGACAACCAAAGAGTTGACTATCACTTTCGCCATCTTTATTACCTTGAAGCAGCGATCAA AGATGGTGTCAATGTGAAAGGGTACTTTGCGTGGTCTTTGCTAGACAATTTTGAATGGACGTTAGGATACACTGTTCGGTTTGGTATCAACTATGTTGATTATAAAGATGGGTTGAAAAGATACCCTAAACTCTCAGCATGTTGGTTCAAACAATTTCTCAGAAAATACTAA